From the genome of Pirellulales bacterium:
CTTCCATCAGAATGTTCAGCCGGGTGATGTGCTGGTCTGGCCGACGAATATCGGCTGGATGATGGGGCCGTGGTTAATCTTCGCCAGTTTATTGAATCGAGCCTCGATGGGCCTCTATCACGGGGCGCCGACCGGACGCGAGTTCGGAACTTTCGTTCAGAATGCCGGCACGACGATGTTTGGCGTGGTGCCGAGCCTGGTCAGAACCTGGCGCGACAGCGGCTGCATGGCCGGCCTCGACTGGAGCGCCATTAAAGTGATTAGCTCGACCGGCGAATGCTCCAATGCCGACGACATGCGATGGCTGATGTCGCAAGCGGGCGGGCGGCCGGTGATCGAGTATTGCGGCGGCACGGAAATCGGCGGCGGGTACATCACAGGGACCGTCACGCGGCCCTGCGTGCCCGGCACGTTCAACACTCCCGCGCTCGGACTGGATTTCGTGATCCTCGACGAGCAGGGGCAACCGGCGAAAAACGGCGAGTTATTTATCGTGCCCCCATCGATCGGCCTCTCTGCCATGCTCCTCAACCAGGATCATCACCAGGTTTATTTTGCGGACGTGCCGCGCGGACCGCGCGGCGAATTACTTCGCCGGCATGGCGATCGGATTGAAGAATTGCCAGGCGGTTTCTGGCGCGGACATGGCCGGGCCGACGACACGATGAATCTCGGCGGGATCAAAGTCGGTTCCGCCGAAATAGAACGGGCTTTGCAATCCGTTCCGCATGTGACTGAGACGGCCGCCATCGCGGTCGCTCCGGACGGCGGCCCAAGCCGGCTGGTCATCTACGCTGTCTGCTCCGCTGGTCAGACGTTGAGCAAGGGTGAGCTAATCACGGCGATGCAAGAGGTCATCAAGCGCGAGTTGAATCCCCTCTTCCGAATCCACGACGTTATCCTGCTGGACGCCCTGCCGCGGACTGCATCCAACAAAGTGATGCGGCGAACGCTCCGCGATCAGTGGTCCCGCGCATGATTTGTTTGACTGCTTCGCAGGCCGATGGACATAATCGCATACGCCGTCAGATGCGTGAATCCAAGCGCCGTAAACACCGGGATGTAGCCGAAGGACTTGATGACGTGTCCGGTCAGAAGCGTTGCAAGGCTGCCCCCCACGGCGCCGCCGATGAGAGTCAACGCCACGACACGGGCGACCTGCGGCGGCGGCGCGGACTCGATGATGAGCGTGGTCAAGTTAGTGTTCCAAGCGGCCTGCAGGAACATGACGAGCGTGATCAAGCCAACCGCAAACGGGGCCGAGCCAGCTCGAACGGCCACGATCGTCAGCGGTGTAAGACAGGCCACCACCAGGAGGATGCGCCTGCGGGCATGACGCGAATCCATTCCACGCCGAACTAGAAAGTCGGACAACGCGCCGCCGGCTAATGCGCCGAGGTCAGCCCCGAGAAATGGAATCCAGGCCATCATGCCGGTCGTCGCCAGGGTGAAACCGCGAGAGGTCTGAAGATAGGCCGGAAGCCAGAAGAGGAAAAAGAACGTGAACGGATCCGTGAGGAAACGGGTGAAGAAGAAACTTCCGACCGCGGGCTGGCACAGCAGGCGAAAGGTTGGGATATTCTCCTGCGCGGCGGGGGTTGATCCGCGGCCGTTTAAAATCACCATCCGCTCCGTGGCGGACAACATGGGGTGGCGCTCCGGAGAATGGTAAAACCAAAGCCAGGCGCCCAGAAGCACAAAGCCCGAGGTTCCGGTGGCGATAAAGCTGACTTGCCAATGGTAGCTCAGCGCCAGCCAGGCAACGAGCGGAGGCGCGATCATCGCGCCCACGAAATTCCCGGTGGAAAACACCGCCCAGCAAACTCCGCGTTCGCTCTGAGGAATCCAATCCCTCAATACTCGTGCGGCAGCCGGAGTGTAGAAACTCTCGCCCAGCCCCAACACGACCCGCAGGACCAGCAACGAAATCCAGCCGGTTGCCAAGGAGTGAGCGACCGCTGCCACCGACCACGCCGTCAACGCGACCGCAAAACTTGTCCGCACCCCGAATCGGTCGATCATTCGTCCCGCGAATAAATAACCGAACCCGGTGGCAATCAGGAATCCGGTGACGATGTAGGAATACTCGGTCGGGGAAAAACGAAGAAGCTTCTCCAGAGTTGTTTCCAGGACGGAAAGTGTCTGTCGATCGAGAAAGGCGATTGTCGAGATGAAGAACAGCAGCCCGGCAATCAGCCACCGCCTGCGGTCACTGAGGAATTTTATCAATGTCAGTCGGTCCCCCCGGTTATGATTGTCTGGCGGCACGATCATCATCATAAATACGGAAACATCAATGCAACCTAGATTATCCGATGGCGACCTCAATGAATTGCGGCGGTGGAGCACCGGCGCCGTCTGCAATGGTTGGGAGCAGATCACCCACCAAAGCGATATTGCAGGCGAGGCAATCAACCTCGAACCGGTGCGTGACTACATGCCGTTTTTGGGGCCCATTGCGGGTTACGCGGTAACCGTCGTGATCCAGCCCAGCGACCCGGCGCCCAAACAGCGGAATCCCCGAGCGTGGAGTGAATATCGCCGTTACGTGGCCTCGGTGCCCGGTCCAAAAATTGTCGTCGTGCAAGACCTCGACAAGCCGCGGTTGATCGGCGCGTTTTGGGGCGAGGTCACGAGCAATTTTCATCGGTCGGTCGGTTGCGTCGGAACCATCATTGACGGGGGCATCCGCGACGTTGACGAAATGGGTCAGGCCGGGTTCAAGGCGCTGGCGCGGGGACTATGCCCCGGTCGCGCCCATTCGTGTCCCATCCGCTGGGGCGTGGAGGTGGAGGTTTTTGGGCGGCGCATCGTGCCGGGACAATTGATCCATGCCGATAAACACGGGTTCCTCGCCGTTCCGCTCGGCGATGAAGCGGGTCTGCTGGAGGCGACGCGTTTCATGGACGCTAACGAATGCCAGACGGTGATCGTGGCGGCGCGCGATGGCGCCGGGAAGTCGCCGTTGGAGATCTGCGATGCGATGGACCGGGCTGGAGAAGCGTACCGCGCGGCGGTACGGGAAAAGTTCGGACTCAAGAGTTAAGCCAGATGTTGCCGCGCGCTCGGGCGACAGAGATCTGAGAGAACATGAGATTTCCAACCATTATTCCGGCGTTGATCGCGGTGTCTGCGGTTGGAGTTGATGGAACGGTTCGCGCAGCCGGGCAATATGTGAGCGTTGACTATCCGGCCTCGACGGTCGAAGGCGAATTGCAGATCGCTGTCACGTATACGATCTGGATTCCGGATGGCGTGAAAACCATCCGCGGCGTCATTGTCCACCAACACGGCGCCGGCACTGCGGCCTCTAAGGCGGGCGCAACCGCAGCCTACGACCTGCATTGGCAGGCGCTGGCCAAGAAATGGGATTGCGCGCTGCTCGGTCCCAGCTATCACGTTTTGAACGAAGGAACCCAAATCGGGCCGGGAGAGGCCGAACTCTGGTACGATCCGCGCCGTGGTTCGGACAAAGTTTTTCTCAAAGCGCTCCTGGCACTGGGCGACCGATCAGGTCATCCGGAAATCGGCATAGTGCCGTGGTGCTTGTGGGGGCATTCCGGCGGGGCGCAGTGGATTAGCACCATGGTCGTTCTCCATCCCGACCGGGTCATCGCTGCCTGGGTGCGCTCCGGCGGCGTCACCAAATTCCACTCCCGCCATCCTGAATGGCCCGACCATCAGGTTCCCGAGGCCGCTTACTCCGTGCCGATGATGACCAACGCGGGCCGGAAGGAAAAGGGGCATCCCGCATTTGCCGGCTCATGGATCGGAGAGACCGCCACGTTCGAAGAATATCGCGCCCATGGCGCGCCGATCGGAATCGCTCCCGATCCGCTCACGGTTCACGAGTGCGGCGATTCCCGCTATCTGGCGATTCCGTTTTTCGATGCGTGTCTCGCCATGCGTTTGCCGGACCGGGGCGCCGGAAACCAAGCCCTTATGCCGGTGGACATGAGCACCGCCTGGCTCGCCGATGAATTTGGTGAAGTCGCGGTGCCGGCCGCCGAGTACAAGGGAAATGCAAGACAAGCCGTCTGGCTCCCGAATGCGGCCGTGGCCAAGGCGTGGATGGAATACGTAAAGGCGGGGACCGTCAGCGATTTCACGCCGCCGCCCGCTCCGTTCAACGTGAAGGTGACGACCAGTGGAGATCAGGGATCCGAGATTGTTTGGGAAGCCGACGCCGATTTCGAGAGCGGAATCGGGGGGTTCATCGTGATGCGCGACGGGAAGGGGCTGGCGACGCTGCCGCCCAAAACGCCGAGTGACGGCGTGTTTGGACGTCCGCTATTCCAAGGGCTGTCGTATCACGATACGCCAGAGGATGCCAAGCGGGCCATGCGATACGTCGACACGACGGCAATCCCAGGAAAAAAGCATGTCTACACCGTCGTGGAACTTAACGGAGCGGGGATTCCCTCCAGGCCGTCGAGGCCTGGGTCCGTTCAGTGAACGGACGCACCGCTCAAACGCGGTAATTCAACAAGAGTTAATCGATGCAACATTCGGATTTGCCAGTGGCAGAAACTGTCTGCAGGGAGTTCGTTAGGCTAACTTTTAGGAAGCCAGCAACCGCGACGATTTCGCGATT
Proteins encoded in this window:
- a CDS encoding AMP-binding protein, producing the protein FHQNVQPGDVLVWPTNIGWMMGPWLIFASLLNRASMGLYHGAPTGREFGTFVQNAGTTMFGVVPSLVRTWRDSGCMAGLDWSAIKVISSTGECSNADDMRWLMSQAGGRPVIEYCGGTEIGGGYITGTVTRPCVPGTFNTPALGLDFVILDEQGQPAKNGELFIVPPSIGLSAMLLNQDHHQVYFADVPRGPRGELLRRHGDRIEELPGGFWRGHGRADDTMNLGGIKVGSAEIERALQSVPHVTETAAIAVAPDGGPSRLVIYAVCSAGQTLSKGELITAMQEVIKRELNPLFRIHDVILLDALPRTASNKVMRRTLRDQWSRA
- a CDS encoding MFS transporter encodes the protein MMMIVPPDNHNRGDRLTLIKFLSDRRRWLIAGLLFFISTIAFLDRQTLSVLETTLEKLLRFSPTEYSYIVTGFLIATGFGYLFAGRMIDRFGVRTSFAVALTAWSVAAVAHSLATGWISLLVLRVVLGLGESFYTPAAARVLRDWIPQSERGVCWAVFSTGNFVGAMIAPPLVAWLALSYHWQVSFIATGTSGFVLLGAWLWFYHSPERHPMLSATERMVILNGRGSTPAAQENIPTFRLLCQPAVGSFFFTRFLTDPFTFFFLFWLPAYLQTSRGFTLATTGMMAWIPFLGADLGALAGGALSDFLVRRGMDSRHARRRILLVVACLTPLTIVAVRAGSAPFAVGLITLVMFLQAAWNTNLTTLIIESAPPPQVARVVALTLIGGAVGGSLATLLTGHVIKSFGYIPVFTALGFTHLTAYAIMSIGLRSSQTNHARDH
- a CDS encoding RraA family protein translates to MQPRLSDGDLNELRRWSTGAVCNGWEQITHQSDIAGEAINLEPVRDYMPFLGPIAGYAVTVVIQPSDPAPKQRNPRAWSEYRRYVASVPGPKIVVVQDLDKPRLIGAFWGEVTSNFHRSVGCVGTIIDGGIRDVDEMGQAGFKALARGLCPGRAHSCPIRWGVEVEVFGRRIVPGQLIHADKHGFLAVPLGDEAGLLEATRFMDANECQTVIVAARDGAGKSPLEICDAMDRAGEAYRAAVREKFGLKS